The Cuculus canorus isolate bCucCan1 chromosome 5, bCucCan1.pri, whole genome shotgun sequence genome window below encodes:
- the LARGE2 gene encoding xylosyl- and glucuronyltransferase LARGE2 has product MLRSWRVKLKLLLATVTLAILLSWLYLFVGSLEYGRFLLLPPCLGEQPSRDLEREALASRVRRVEEENQQLRLQLSQVQAEGSDGSPQWGASAEDGDPAGRERSNHTACPKQRMVHKCELLHVAIVCAGHNASRDVVTLVKSILFHRKNPLHFHFITDSVAHQILQTLFQSWMVPSVHVSFYNADDLKPEVSWIPNKHYSGIYGLMKLTLTKALPSNLSKVVVLDTDITFATDIAELWAVFGKFSDKQVIGLVENQSDWYLGNLWKNHRPWPALGRGFNTGVILLLLDRLRRLGWEQMWRLTAERELMSMLSTSLADQDIFNAVIKQDPALVYKLPCFWNVQLSDHTRSEQCYSEVSDLKVIHWNSPKKLRVKNKHVEFFRNLYLTFLEYDGNLLRRELFGCASLPSPPSDQLQQALEELDEDDPCYDFRRQHLTQHRVHLFFLQYEFLAFPDPTDVTLVAQLSMDRLQMLETICKHWAGPISLALYMSDAEAQQFLRYAQASEVLSTRHNIAYHIVYKEGQFYPINLLRNVALANTQTPYVFLTDIDFLPMYGLYDYLRNSIQQLELPQRKAALIVPAFETLHYRLTFPKSKAELLSMLDMGSLYTFRYHVWPKGHAPTDYAKWRTATVPYRVAWQPDFEPYIVVRRDCPKYDQRFVGFGWNKVSHIMELDAQEYELLVLPNAFMIHMPHAPSFDISKFRLSAGYRGCLQTLREEFHQDLSRRYGAAALKYLTAERSL; this is encoded by the exons ATGTTGCGCTCCTGGCGCGTgaagctgaagctgctgcttgCCACAGTGACCCTGGCCATCCTCCTGTCCTGGCTCTACCTCTTTGTGGGCAGCCTCGAAT ATGGTCGCTTCCTCCTGCTGCCGCCCTGCCTGGGTGAGCAGCCGAGCCGGGACCTGGAGCGGGAGGCACTGGCCTCTCGGGTGCGcagggtggaggaggagaaccagCAGCTTCgcctgcagctcagccaggTGCAGGCGGAGGGCAGCGATGGCAGCCCGCAGTGGGGGGCTTCTGCTGAGGATGGGGACCCTGCGGGGCGCGAGAGGAGCAACCACACAGCCTGCCCCAAGCAGCGGATGGTGCACAAGTGTGAG ctgctgcacGTTGCAATTGTGTGTGCCGGGCACAACGCGAGTCGGGATGTGGTCACCCTGGTGAAATCCATCCTATTCCACAG GAAAAACCCCCTCCACTTTCACTTCATCACGGACTCAGTGGCCCACCAGATCCTCCAGACGCTCTTCCAGTCCTGGATGGTGCCCTCCGTCCACGTCAGCTTCTACAACGCCGATGACTTGAAG CCAGAGGTGTCGTGGATCCCCAACAAGCACTACTCTGGCATCTACGGGCTGATGAAGCTGACGCTTACCAAGGCGCTGCCCTCCAACCTCTCCAAGGTCGTTGTCTTGGACACTGACATCACCTTCGCCACTGACATCGCTGAGCTCTGGGCTGTCTTTGGGAAGTTTTCTG ACAAGCAGGTGATTGGGCTGGTGGAGAACCAAAGTGACTGGTATTTGGGCAACCTCTGGAAAAACCACAGACCATGGCCAGCCCTGGGACGAGGCTTCAACACGG GGGTgatcctgctcctgctggaccGCCTGCGGCgcctgggctgggagcagaTGTGGAGGCTGACAGCAGAGCGGGAGCTGATGAGCATGCTCTCCACCTCACTGGCCGATCAG GACATCTTTAATGCAGTGATCAAGCAGGACCCAGCCCTGGTATACAAGCTCCCCTGCTTCTGGAATGTGCAGCTCTCTGATCACACCCGCTCAGAGCAGTGCTACTCTGAGGTCTCGGATCTCAAG GTGATCCACTGGAACTCACCCAAGAAACTGCGGGTGAAAAACAAGCACGTAGAGTTCTTCCGAAACCTTTATCTGACCTTCCTGGAGTACGATGGGAACCTCCTGCGCAGGGAGCTTTTTGGCTGTGCCAGTCTCCCCAGCCCACCCAGTGACCAG ctgcagcaggcgCTGGAGGAGCTCGATGAGGACGATCCCTGCTACGATTTCCGCCGGCAGCACCTCACACAGCACCGTGTCCACCTGTTCTTCCTGCAGTATGAGTTCCTGGCCTTTCCTGATCCCACTGATGTCACCCTCGTGGCCCAGCTGTCCATGGACAG GTTGCAGATGTTGGAGACCATCTGCAAGCACTGGGCAGGCCCCATCAGCCTGGCGCTGTACATGTCAGACGCAGAGGCTCAGCAGTTCCTGCGCTACGCCCAGGCCTcagaggtgctgagcacccGCCACAACATTGCCTACCACATTGTCTACAAGGAGGGGCAGTTCTATCCCATCAACCTCCTGCGCAACGTGGCCTTGGCCAACACACAGACACCATACGTCTTTCTGACAGACATTGACTTCTTGCCTATGTATGGCCTCTATGATTACCTCAG GAACTCCATCCAACAGCTGGAGCTGCCCCAGAGGAAGGCGGCTCTCATTGTGCCAGCGTTTGAGACCCTGCACTACCGCCTGACCTTCCCCAAAtccaaagcagagctgctctccatgCTGGACATGGGCTCCCTCTACACCTTCAG GTACCATGTGTGGCCCAAAGGCCATGCCCCAACTGACTATGCCAAGTGGCGGACAGCCACCGTGCCGTACCGCGTAGCGTGGCAGCCGGACTTTGAGCCTTACATTGTAGTGAGGCGAGACTGCCCTAAGTACGACCAGAGGTTCGTGGGCTTCGGCTGGAACAAGGTGTCCCACATCATGGAGCTGGATGCACAG GAGTACGAGCTGCTGGTACTGCCCAACGCCTTCATGATCCACATGCCCCACGCCCCCAGCTTTGACATCTCCAAGTTTCGCCTGAGCGCAGGATACCGGGGCTGCCTGCAGACGCTGCGGGAGGAGTTCCACCAGGACCTGTCACGGCGATATGGGGCTGCTGCGCTCAAATACCTCACTGCTGAGAGGAGCTTGTGA